The Dokdonia sp. 4H-3-7-5 genomic interval CAAGTCTTGGATCTGCTTATGAATGGGAAACACAATTAGAGATTGCTAAAATCGAAAACTATGTTTCTGAAACTGATTATAAAGAATTAAAAGATAGTATACAGCAATTGCAAAGAATGATAGGAGCATTTATTGATAGACTAAATAATTAAGTCTATACTCTATTCTCCATATTCTATAATCTTAAAAATTATGAAAACAGCATATATAGTAAAAGCATATAGAACAGCCGTTGGGAAAGCTCCCAAAGGTGTCTTCAGATTCAAGCGAGCAGATGAGCTTGCTGCAGAAACCATCCAGTATATGATGAAGGAGCTGCCAGAATTTGATAAAAAACGCATAGATGACGTAATCGTAGGAAATGCAATGCCAGAAGGATCACAAGGTCTTAACATGGCACGTCTTATCTCATTAATGGGACTTGACGTAATTGATGTACCTGGTGTAACCGTAAACCGTTTTTGTTCTTCTGGAATAGAAACTATCGGGATGGCAGTAGCAAAGATTCAAGCAGGAATGGGCGATTGTATTATCGCTGGTGGTGCAGAGTCTATGTCTTCTGTACCTATGACAGGATTTAAACCAGAATTAAACTACGATGCCATTGTAAAAACTGGGCACGAAGATTACTACTGGGGAATGGGTAACACGGCAGAGGCTGTTGCAAATGAATTCAAGGTATCTCGTGAAGATCAAGATGAGTTTGCATACAACTCTCACGTGAAAGCACTCCGTGCACTTGCTGAAGATCGTTTCCAAGATCAGATTGTTCCTATTGATGTGGAGCAAACATATATTGATGCAAATGGTAAGAGAGCAACTAAATCTTACACAGTAAATAAAGACGAAGGACCACGTGCTGGAACTAGTAAAGAGGCGCTTGCAAAGCTTAGAGCAGTATTTGCTGCTGGCGGAAGCGTTACTGCAGGTAACTCTTCACAAATGAGTGATGGTGCTGCCTTTGTAATGGTGATGAGTGAGGAAATGGTTAAGGAATTAAACATCGAGCCTATCGCACGTATGGTAAACTATGCTGCAGCTGGTGTACCACCACGTATTATGGGAATAGGTCCTGTAGCTGCGATTCCTAAGGCATTGAAGCAAGCAGGTCTTAAGCAAAATGATATTGAACTTATCGAGCTTAACGAGGCATTTGCATCACAATCTCTTGCGGTAATTCGCGAGCTAGGTCTTGATCCAAATATCATAAACGTAAACGGTGGAGCTATTGCTTTAGGTCACCCACTAGGATGTACAGGTGGTAAACTTTCGGTACAGTTATTTGACGAGATGCGTAAGCGTGATATGTCAGGTAAATACGGGATGGTAACTATGTGTGTAGGTACTGGACAAGGAGCAGCAGGAATTTACGAATTCCTTAAATAATATGATGGATGAGATCTTCTGTTAAAAGGAGTATCTCATCTATGTAAAGTTCGCTTTCGCGAAAGCGGGAAAAGAAAAATTAAAAAAAGAATAACACAATTTAAACATAGAGATCAGATTTTAGAAGGATGATTACCCCCTATCTAACGTCTAAAATCTCGAATCTAATATCAAATTATGGCAACAGAAGAAACAAAAAAAGATATCCTACGCGGTGGACAATTTATCGTAAAAGAAACAGCTTGTGAAGATGTATTCACAATGGAAGATCTTGACGAAGAGCAAAGAATGATGCGCGATAGTACTAAGGAGTTTGTAGATCGTGATCTATGGGCACACTGGGAGCGCTTTGAAAAGAAAGATTATGCATACACAGAGGAAACAATGCGTACGGCTGGTGAACTTGGTTTACTAGGTGTTGCAGTACCAGAAGAGTATGGAGGATTAGGAATGGGCTTTGTATCTACAATGCTTGTTTGTGATTACATCTCTGGTGCAACTGGATCTTTTAGTACAGCCTTTGGAGCACATACAGGAATTGGTACCATGCCAATTACTTTATACGGTAACGAAGCGCAAAAACAAAAATATGTACCTAAACTTGCTACTGGTGAGTGGTTTGGTGCTTACTGTCTTACAGAGCCAGGTGCTGGATCTGATGCAAACTCAGGAAAAACAAAAGCAGTACTTTCTGAAGATGGAAAATCTTACAAGATTTCTGGACAGAAAATGTGGATTTCAAACGCAGGATTCTGTAACCTTTTTATCGTATTCGCAAGAATAGAAGACGATAAGAACATCACAGGATTTATCGTAGAAAATGATCCTTCTAACGGAATCACACTAGGTGACGAAGAGAAGAAATTAGGTATCCACTCTTCTTCTACACGTCAGGTATTCTTTAACGATACTGTAGTATCTGCAGAGAATATGCTTTCTGAGCGTGGTAACGGATTTAAAATTGCAATGAATGCACTAAACGTAGGTCGTATTAAACTTGCTGCTGCTTGTCTTGATGCACAACGTCGTGTAGTAAACGAAGCAGTAACGTATGCTAAGGAGCGTGTACAGTTTAAAACTCCTATCATAAACTTTGGAGCTATCAAGCAAAAGATTGCTACTATGGCTACAAATGTATATGTAGATGAGTCTGCATCATACAGAGCCGCAAAAAACATAGAGGATCGTATCGCTATGCGTCATGCAGAAGGAAACACACACCAAGAAGCAGAGCTTAAAGGTGTTGAGGAATATGCTATTGAGTGTTCTATTCTTAAAGTTGCCGTGTCTGAAGATGTACAGAATACAACAGATGAAGGTATCCAAGTTTTTGGAGGAATGGGCTTTAGTGCAGATGCTCCTATGGAATCTGCTTGGAGAGATGCTCGTATCGCTCGTATTTATGAAGGTACAAACGAGATTAACCGCATGCTAGCGGTAGGAATGATGGTGAAGAAGGCTATGAAAGGTCATGTAGACTTTATGGGACCTGCTACTGCTGTAGGTGAAGAGCTTATGGGAATTCCTTCTTTTGATACACCAGACTTTTCTGAAACATTATCTGAAGAGAAAGATCTTCTTAAGCGTCTTAAGAAAGTATTCTTAATGGTAGCAGGATCTGCTGCAAAGAAATATGGAACAGAGTTAGAGCAACACCAGCAATTACTAATGGCTGCTGCAGATATCTTGATTGAAATCTATATGTCTGAGAGTGCAATCTTACGTACAGAGAAGAATATCAAGCGTTCTGGTCTTGAGAGCCAGACTACGCAACTTGCAATGACGCAATTATACTTATTTAACGCAGTAGATATTATCCAGACTAAGGCTAAAGAAGCTATCATCTCTTTTGCCGAAGGTGATGAGCAGCGCATGATGCTTATGGGTCTTAAGCGTTTTACAAAGTACACAAACCAGCCTAATGTAATAGGCTTACGTAACCAGATTGCTGCAGATGTTGAGCAACATGGAAAATATCGCTTTGACGCATAATATATCTTAATAAGTCACTAAAAATATGTGTAATAGATTACGTATTGAAAATGACCTAAAAGTGTTTATGTTCGCTTGCGCGAAAATTTAATTTTATCAAAGCCACTTCTCCTATTGAAGTGGCTTTTTTTGTACCCTACTACTACAACGATTTCGTAACACAACAACCTATCTTATATAATGAAAATTAAAAAAGTCCTTGTCGCCAATCGCGGGGAAATTGCTATTAGAGTACTGCGTGCCTGTACCGAACTTAATATCGCTACAGTTGCGATTTATACCTACGAAGACAGATACTCACAACATCGCAATAAAGCAGATGAGTCTTACCAAATAGGCAAGAATAATGAGCCACTCAAGCCCTATCTTGATATGGATCAGATTATTGATCTAGCCAAATCTAAACATGTAGATGCCATTCACCCCGGATACGGTTTCTTGTCTGAAAACTCCACCTTTGCTAGAAAATGTGCCGAAAACGGTATCATTTTTATAGGCCCTAAACCTGAGGTAATGGATGCGCTAGGTGATAAAATCACTGCAAAAAAAGTAGCACAACAGTGTGGCGTTCCTATTATTGAAAGTAATAAAACTGCGCTAGACACCCTAGATATCGCTCTTAGCGAGGCTACAAAAATAGGCTACCCATTGATGCTTAAAGCTGCCTCTGGTGGTGGTGGTAGAGGGATGCGTATTATACGTAAGGTAGAAGATTTACAGCTTAGTTTTGACTCGGCTCGTAATGAGGCGCTCAACTCCTTTGGTGATGATACTATGTTTCTTGAGAAATATGTAGAAGATCCTAAGCATATAGAAGTACAGATTGTAGCAGATTCTCACGGTAACATTAGACACCTATATGAGCGTGATTGCTCTGTACAACGTAGACACCAGAAGGTGGTAGAGATGGCTCCTTCTTATGGACTATCACAAACACTACGCGATAATCTATACAAATATGCCGTTGCCATCGCTACTGAAGTAAACTACAACAATATTGGTACTGTTGAGTTTTTGGTAGATGCAGATGATAATATTTACTTCATTGAAGTAAATCCGCGTATTCAAGTGGAGCATACGGTTACTGAGATGGTGACAGGTATCGATCTTGTAAAAACGCAGATTTTTGTCGCAGGAGGTTATAACCTATCAGACAAGCAGATTAAGATTTACGGTCAAGAATCTATTGGTACTTATGGTTTTGCGATACAGTGCCGCCTTACTACCGAAGATCCTGTAAATAACTTTACGCCAGATTATGGGAAGATTACTACCTACCGTAGTGCTTCTGGTATGGGAATCCGTCTTGATGCGGGAAGTATTTACCAAGGGTATAAAGTAAGTCCGTTTTTTGACTCTATGCTAGTTAAAGTTTCTGCACATGGTAGAACGCTTGATGGCTCCATTCGTAAGATGGTAAGAGCATTAAAAGAATTTAGAATACGTGGTGTAGAAACTAACATTCATTTTCTGCAAAATGTCATCCAGACAGATACCTTTAAAAACGGAAAAACTACCGTAAACTTTATACAGAACACTCCTGCCCTATTTGACATCAAGCTATCACAAGACAGAACTTCAAAAGTGGTTCAGTTTCTTGCAGAGGTAAGTGTCAATGGAAATTCTGACGTAAAGAAAAAAGACGATTCTAAAATTTTTAGAACGCCAGAAACCCCATTATACAGCCTCTCAGACCCTTTCCCGAAAGGGACCAAAGACTTACTCACAGAGTTAGGTCCAGAGGAGTTTTGTAAATGGCTCATGGCAGAAAAAAAAATTCACTATACAGATACGACCCTGCGTGATGCGCACCAGTCCCTACTGGCTACACGCATGCGTTCGTATGACATGCTTAAGGTAGCATCAAGTTTTGCAAAGAATCACCCTAACACCTTTAGTATGGAAGTTTGGGGAGGTGCAACCTTTGATGTTTGTCTGCGTTTCTTGCACGAAAGCCCGTGGACACGCCTGCGCGAACTGCGTAAAGCGGTGCCTAATATCCTTTTCCAGATGCTCTTAAGAGGATCAAACGGTGTAGGATACAAGGCATATCCAGATAACTTGATAGAGAAATTTGTTGAAAAATCTTGGGAGAATGGTGTAGATATTTTTAGAATTTTCGATTCCCTTAACTGGGTAAAAGCTATGGAGCCTAGCATCCAGTACGTGCGTAACCTCACAGGAGGTATTGCCGAAGGTGCAATAAGCTACACCGGAGATATTCTTGATGTAAAGCAAACTAAGTATGATCTTAAGTATTATACCCAGCTAGCAAAAGATCTTGAAAACGCAGGAGCACATATGATTGCCATAAAAGACATGGCAGGACTCTTAAAACCGTATGCCGCAACAGAACTGGTAACAGCGCTTAAAGACACCGTAAACTTACCAATCCACTTACACACACATGATACGTCATCACTACAGACGGCTACTTATCTTAAAGCCATTGAAGCAAATGTAGATGTGGTAGATGTGGCCCTAGGCGGACTATCAGGACTTACCTCTCAACCTAACTTTAATGCGGTGGTGGAGATGATGAAATATCAAGAGCGTGAGCATCCTTTTGAGATGGACAAACTCAATCAGTTTTCAAATTTCTGGGAAGACACCCGCGAGATCTACTACCCTTTTGAGTCTGGACTCAAAGCAGGAACCGCAGAAGTTTTTGAACATGAGATTCCAGGAGGGCAATATTCTAACCTTAGACCACAAGCAATGGCGCTAGGTCTTGGTGATCGCTTTGCCGAAGTAAAAAAGATGTATGCTGCCGTAAATAGTATGTTTGGAAACCTAGTTAAAGTAACTCCTAGCTCAAAAGTAGTGGGTGATATGGCAATATTTATGGTAACTAATAACCTTACGCCAGAAGATGTGATGGAGCGTGGCGACACTATTTCCTTCCCAGAATCTGTGATTAATTTCTTTAAAGGTGATTTAGGGCAGCCCGTGGGCGGATTCCCTAAAAAATTACAGGCTATCATCTTAAAGAATAAAGACGCCTATACAGATCGCCCTAACGCGCATCTGGCTCCTGTAGATTTTGACAAGGAATATGAAACCTTTACGGCAAAATTCCAAAAAGGGTTTACACGCCCTCTAGAGATGGAAGACTTCTTATCATACATGCTCTACCCTAAGGTGTTTGAGCAAGCGCATGAAAATTACAAGAAGTACGGTAACCTAGCCCTCGTACCTACTAAGAATTTCTTTTACGGTATGGCATTAGGAGAAGAGATTCTCATTGAGCTAGAGCCTGGTAAAACGGTCATCATCAAGTTGCTTTCTATTGGGATACCTAGTGAGGAAGGAATGCGCACCGTGTTCTTTAAAGTAAATGGTGAAAACCGCTTTGTCGAAGTACACGACACCTCGCTCAACATTAAGAAAGTAGAAAATCTTAAAGTAGACCCAGAAGACAGCAACCAGATAGGCGCTCCCTTACAAGGATCGCTCTATAAAGTGCTTGTCAAAAAAGGGCAAGAGGTAAAGGAAAACGACCCACTCTTTATCATAGAAGCTATGAAAATGGAAACCACCGTAGTAGCCTCAAAAGACGGCCGCGTAGCATCCATTACCGTAAGCGACGGCAATATGGTCTCACAAAATGACCTTGTACTCACTATTGAGTAGTGCGCTGCGCTATTGATTTCTTATAAATACGCTTTCGCGAAAGTGTAACAAACTAAAAACCACCCAAGGAATTGGGTGGTTTTTTTGTGGGTTTAAACTAAACTGAAGTTATCTATTAGAAACATTAAATTAAGATTTTGAGCATTATAGCACCTTTATGAACTCTCCTATAATATTCATGTTTTCACCATTATCTTCATCGATAACAATATTAGAAAATCTGTCATCGTAAGAATTAGGACTTAAAATAATTGACTTATGAGCCCACCCCTCTTCGGTTACTGTTTTTTGACTATTGTATGTTTTTACTGTAAAAGCTGAATTTGTATCTGCGTCCTGTAAGTCAAAATTCTCAATTAATAAGATTTTACCATCCCTTGAGCCAGCCGAAGGTTTTTTAAATAAACAAATAGAACCATTTGGAATTCTTCTATTCATAGATTCTCCAATAACAGTACATGCAAAGTAATCATCACTATATTCCTCATTAGTTTCAAACATCGAGTATTCCTTTTCTGATTGCATTTCACTAAATGAACCAGCTGCAGCATAAAAATTGTACAATGGTATCTGATATATAGAACTTTTATTTTCTTCGTAGTTAGTTATTTGCTTCACATTGTCCGCTTCTGAGCTTGTTGAAGTATTGTTTGAAACATTGCTCTCAGTTATATATCGGTAGATGTTTTCAGGTACAGAGTCCTTTAATTCAAATCTAATTTTCACTACTGGTACATCCTTACCACTATCATTTTTCATTGTCGTTTGTTCAACCAAATCATGAATTGGCATGACATCACCCATAAAATAGAATTCGGTACTTTCATCATTGCTTTTTTTGATGAAAAGTGGTAATCTTATTTCCTTATTATCACGCTTACCTAATATTGACAAAACATCTTTACTTTCTAATTTTCTATTAGATTTAGACATCCAATTGAATTCTTTGTTATTTACGAATTCATCTTCATACTTAGTGGATTCAGAAATATTATCTTCCTTGTGATAATTTACAAAAATTGGACAATGTTCATCATTAGGGCTTACGAGATATCCTCCAACGTTTTGAGGTACCGGATTTTCATTTACATTGAGAATTCTAAAAACATCTTTTCGTGAATACTTTTTATACAGAATAAAGCCATTTCTCCAATCTTCAATTTTAAAGTTTCTATTAAATGTGTCAATAGAGTATTTAACCGAGTCGAGAAAATATTGTCTAAAGTCTTGTTGCTCCAGCATTTCACTAAATTCAGGAGCTATGCTTATTACTCCGCTTTTTATGTCAATGATATTTAAGTTATATA includes:
- a CDS encoding pyruvate carboxylase, with translation MKIKKVLVANRGEIAIRVLRACTELNIATVAIYTYEDRYSQHRNKADESYQIGKNNEPLKPYLDMDQIIDLAKSKHVDAIHPGYGFLSENSTFARKCAENGIIFIGPKPEVMDALGDKITAKKVAQQCGVPIIESNKTALDTLDIALSEATKIGYPLMLKAASGGGGRGMRIIRKVEDLQLSFDSARNEALNSFGDDTMFLEKYVEDPKHIEVQIVADSHGNIRHLYERDCSVQRRHQKVVEMAPSYGLSQTLRDNLYKYAVAIATEVNYNNIGTVEFLVDADDNIYFIEVNPRIQVEHTVTEMVTGIDLVKTQIFVAGGYNLSDKQIKIYGQESIGTYGFAIQCRLTTEDPVNNFTPDYGKITTYRSASGMGIRLDAGSIYQGYKVSPFFDSMLVKVSAHGRTLDGSIRKMVRALKEFRIRGVETNIHFLQNVIQTDTFKNGKTTVNFIQNTPALFDIKLSQDRTSKVVQFLAEVSVNGNSDVKKKDDSKIFRTPETPLYSLSDPFPKGTKDLLTELGPEEFCKWLMAEKKIHYTDTTLRDAHQSLLATRMRSYDMLKVASSFAKNHPNTFSMEVWGGATFDVCLRFLHESPWTRLRELRKAVPNILFQMLLRGSNGVGYKAYPDNLIEKFVEKSWENGVDIFRIFDSLNWVKAMEPSIQYVRNLTGGIAEGAISYTGDILDVKQTKYDLKYYTQLAKDLENAGAHMIAIKDMAGLLKPYAATELVTALKDTVNLPIHLHTHDTSSLQTATYLKAIEANVDVVDVALGGLSGLTSQPNFNAVVEMMKYQEREHPFEMDKLNQFSNFWEDTREIYYPFESGLKAGTAEVFEHEIPGGQYSNLRPQAMALGLGDRFAEVKKMYAAVNSMFGNLVKVTPSSKVVGDMAIFMVTNNLTPEDVMERGDTISFPESVINFFKGDLGQPVGGFPKKLQAIILKNKDAYTDRPNAHLAPVDFDKEYETFTAKFQKGFTRPLEMEDFLSYMLYPKVFEQAHENYKKYGNLALVPTKNFFYGMALGEEILIELEPGKTVIIKLLSIGIPSEEGMRTVFFKVNGENRFVEVHDTSLNIKKVENLKVDPEDSNQIGAPLQGSLYKVLVKKGQEVKENDPLFIIEAMKMETTVVASKDGRVASITVSDGNMVSQNDLVLTIE
- a CDS encoding acyl-CoA dehydrogenase family protein, producing the protein MATEETKKDILRGGQFIVKETACEDVFTMEDLDEEQRMMRDSTKEFVDRDLWAHWERFEKKDYAYTEETMRTAGELGLLGVAVPEEYGGLGMGFVSTMLVCDYISGATGSFSTAFGAHTGIGTMPITLYGNEAQKQKYVPKLATGEWFGAYCLTEPGAGSDANSGKTKAVLSEDGKSYKISGQKMWISNAGFCNLFIVFARIEDDKNITGFIVENDPSNGITLGDEEKKLGIHSSSTRQVFFNDTVVSAENMLSERGNGFKIAMNALNVGRIKLAAACLDAQRRVVNEAVTYAKERVQFKTPIINFGAIKQKIATMATNVYVDESASYRAAKNIEDRIAMRHAEGNTHQEAELKGVEEYAIECSILKVAVSEDVQNTTDEGIQVFGGMGFSADAPMESAWRDARIARIYEGTNEINRMLAVGMMVKKAMKGHVDFMGPATAVGEELMGIPSFDTPDFSETLSEEKDLLKRLKKVFLMVAGSAAKKYGTELEQHQQLLMAAADILIEIYMSESAILRTEKNIKRSGLESQTTQLAMTQLYLFNAVDIIQTKAKEAIISFAEGDEQRMMLMGLKRFTKYTNQPNVIGLRNQIAADVEQHGKYRFDA
- a CDS encoding acetyl-CoA C-acyltransferase, which encodes MKTAYIVKAYRTAVGKAPKGVFRFKRADELAAETIQYMMKELPEFDKKRIDDVIVGNAMPEGSQGLNMARLISLMGLDVIDVPGVTVNRFCSSGIETIGMAVAKIQAGMGDCIIAGGAESMSSVPMTGFKPELNYDAIVKTGHEDYYWGMGNTAEAVANEFKVSREDQDEFAYNSHVKALRALAEDRFQDQIVPIDVEQTYIDANGKRATKSYTVNKDEGPRAGTSKEALAKLRAVFAAGGSVTAGNSSQMSDGAAFVMVMSEEMVKELNIEPIARMVNYAAAGVPPRIMGIGPVAAIPKALKQAGLKQNDIELIELNEAFASQSLAVIRELGLDPNIINVNGGAIALGHPLGCTGGKLSVQLFDEMRKRDMSGKYGMVTMCVGTGQGAAGIYEFLK